A window of the Miscanthus floridulus cultivar M001 chromosome 14, ASM1932011v1, whole genome shotgun sequence genome harbors these coding sequences:
- the LOC136503541 gene encoding uncharacterized protein — protein sequence MADKTLHEYFVPTIANMPVGPTVNMGDANFEVKTGLIMMVQANPFYGLPSEDANAHLQHFLELCDTVVMKDVALEIIRLRLYLFSLLGRAKQWFYKDQEVVNTWNNCSTVFLVKFFLTGKTNALRGRISNF from the coding sequence ATGGCCGATAAGACGTTGCACGAGTACTTTGTCCCCACTATTGCCAACATGCCTGTTGGGCCCACTGTCAACATGGGTGATGCGAACTTTGAGGTGAAGACCGGCCTAATCATGATGGTGCAGGCAAATCCATTCTATGGATTGCCTAGTGAGGACGCCaacgcacatctccaacacttcctagagctgTGCGACACCGTCGTCATGAAGGATGTTGCACTAGAGATAATTAGACTCCGCTTGTACCTGTTCTCCCTCTTGGGGAGGGCTAAACAGTGGTTCTACAAGGATCAGGAAGTTGTTAACACATGGAACAATTGTTCCACAGTGTTCCTTGTGAAGTTCTTCCTGacgggcaaaaccaatgcccttcgTGGAAGAATTTCTAACTTCTAG